A genomic segment from Propioniciclava sp. MC1595 encodes:
- a CDS encoding transglycosylase family protein: MKLKRTIALAASTAVAVGGSVALAAPAQASTVWDAVAQCESGGNWSINTGNGYYGGLQFSASTWKAFGGHQYASNAHLATKAQQIAIAQKTLAVQGPGAWPTCSKKAGLTKANGGANAAAPAPAKAETKKAAPEKAETKKAAPKKAETKKAAPKASTQKTAPKRATTVKSVATTGKRFITVKTGDTLSQLAATHGVQGGWKTLWSLNQAEISNPDLIFVGQEIAIG, encoded by the coding sequence ATGAAGCTCAAGCGCACCATCGCCCTCGCCGCCTCGACGGCCGTCGCCGTCGGCGGCTCGGTCGCCCTGGCCGCGCCTGCCCAGGCCTCCACGGTGTGGGACGCCGTCGCCCAGTGCGAGTCCGGCGGCAACTGGTCGATCAACACCGGCAACGGCTACTACGGCGGCCTGCAGTTCAGCGCCTCCACGTGGAAGGCCTTCGGCGGCCACCAGTACGCCTCGAACGCCCACCTCGCCACCAAGGCGCAACAGATCGCCATCGCCCAGAAGACGCTGGCCGTCCAGGGTCCCGGCGCGTGGCCGACCTGCTCCAAGAAGGCGGGCCTGACCAAGGCCAACGGCGGCGCCAACGCCGCTGCCCCGGCCCCGGCCAAGGCCGAGACCAAGAAGGCGGCCCCGGAGAAGGCTGAGACCAAGAAGGCCGCCCCCAAGAAGGCCGAGACGAAGAAGGCCGCACCCAAGGCGTCCACCCAGAAGACTGCACCGAAGCGTGCGACGACCGTCAAGTCCGTCGCCACCACCGGCAAGCGGTTCATCACGGTCAAGACCGGCGACACGCTGAGCCAGCTGGCCGCGACCCACGGCGTCCAGGGGGGTTGGAAGACCCTCTGGTCGCTCAACCAGGCCGAGATCAGCAACCCCGACCTGATCTTCGTTGGCCAGGAGATCGCCATCGGCTGA
- a CDS encoding DedA family protein: protein MRFYDAIQDAIVGHAGEWWTYLVTGMLCWIDGFFPPVPSESIVIAMAALSETHGGPVKLWLLILIACVGAWLGDNTAYLIGRHIPLEKIFRGERGGKVLARAHHLIHHKGPEVLLSARFIPGYRIAINMVAGYVRLPHRRFMVIDLAATILWAAFSVGIGLVAGSIFHDHPLLGIITGVALGLLVGWIIERIGKWREWRQLAKAMAEADGK, encoded by the coding sequence ATGAGGTTCTACGACGCCATCCAGGACGCGATCGTCGGCCATGCCGGCGAGTGGTGGACCTACCTCGTCACCGGCATGCTCTGCTGGATCGACGGGTTCTTCCCGCCGGTGCCGAGTGAGTCGATCGTGATCGCGATGGCGGCCCTGTCGGAGACGCACGGCGGGCCGGTGAAGCTCTGGCTCCTCATCCTGATCGCGTGCGTCGGCGCGTGGCTGGGCGACAACACGGCCTACCTGATCGGACGCCACATCCCGCTGGAGAAGATCTTCCGCGGCGAGCGCGGCGGCAAGGTCCTCGCGCGGGCCCACCACCTGATCCACCACAAGGGCCCCGAGGTGCTGCTGTCGGCCCGCTTTATCCCCGGCTACCGCATCGCGATCAACATGGTCGCCGGCTACGTGCGTCTGCCGCACCGGCGGTTCATGGTCATCGACCTGGCGGCCACGATCCTGTGGGCGGCGTTCTCGGTCGGCATCGGCCTCGTCGCGGGCTCGATCTTCCACGACCACCCGCTGCTGGGCATCATCACCGGCGTCGCCCTCGGCCTGCTCGTCGGCTGGATCATCGAGCGCATCGGCAAGTGGCGCGAGTGGCGCCAGCTGGCCAAGGCGATGGCGGAGGCGGACGGGAAGTAG
- a CDS encoding 3-isopropylmalate dehydrogenase — protein MSEQTVENKPTIAVIGGDGIGPEVVAEGLKVLDAVVGDSAFEYVHYDLGAERWQRTGEVLPESVLAELAGVDAIVLGAVGAAPGSKAIPSGLLERGLLLKLRFAFDHYVNLRPSKLYPGVVTPLSPAVVDRGPIDFVVVREGTEGLYAGVGGSLAVGTPYEVANEVSVNTARGVERVVRDAFERAMRRRKKVTLVHKHNVLVNAGGMWNRIFNAVAAEYPSVETDYLHVDATMIMLVQDPQRFDVIVTDNLFGDIITDLAGAVTGGIGLAASGNINPSGEFPSMFEPVHGSAPDIAGLGVADPTATISSMALLLDHLGRSEDAARIEAAVDADVTERGASKRSTTEVGDAIAARV, from the coding sequence ATGAGCGAGCAGACCGTTGAGAACAAGCCCACCATCGCCGTCATCGGCGGCGACGGGATCGGCCCCGAGGTCGTGGCCGAGGGCCTGAAGGTGCTGGACGCCGTGGTCGGCGATTCTGCGTTCGAGTACGTGCACTACGACCTGGGTGCGGAGCGCTGGCAGCGCACCGGCGAGGTGCTGCCGGAGTCGGTGTTGGCTGAGCTCGCCGGCGTGGACGCCATCGTGCTGGGGGCTGTCGGTGCGGCGCCGGGGTCGAAGGCGATCCCGTCGGGTCTGCTTGAGCGTGGGCTTCTGCTGAAGCTTCGCTTCGCGTTCGACCACTACGTCAACCTGCGCCCCTCGAAGCTGTACCCGGGCGTGGTGACGCCCTTGTCTCCGGCTGTCGTCGATCGCGGCCCGATCGACTTCGTCGTGGTCCGTGAGGGCACCGAAGGGCTCTACGCCGGTGTCGGCGGCTCGCTGGCCGTCGGGACGCCGTACGAGGTGGCCAACGAGGTCTCCGTCAACACCGCCCGCGGCGTGGAGCGCGTCGTGCGCGACGCATTCGAGCGCGCGATGCGCCGCCGCAAGAAGGTCACCTTGGTGCACAAGCACAACGTGCTCGTGAACGCCGGCGGCATGTGGAACCGCATCTTCAACGCCGTGGCCGCGGAGTACCCCTCGGTCGAGACCGACTACCTGCACGTCGACGCCACGATGATCATGCTGGTGCAGGACCCGCAGCGCTTCGACGTGATCGTCACCGACAACCTGTTCGGCGACATCATCACCGACCTCGCCGGCGCAGTCACCGGCGGCATCGGCCTGGCCGCCTCGGGCAACATCAACCCGTCCGGTGAGTTCCCGTCGATGTTCGAGCCCGTGCACGGCTCGGCGCCCGACATCGCCGGTCTCGGGGTGGCTGACCCCACCGCCACCATCTCCTCCATGGCGCTGCTGCTCGACCACCTGGGCCGCTCCGAGGACGCCGCCCGCATCGAGGCAGCCGTGGACGCCGACGTGACCGAGCGTGGGGCGTCCAAGCGGTCGACCACCGAGGTCGGCGACGCGATTGCGGCGCGCGTCTGA